The following coding sequences lie in one Euhalothece natronophila Z-M001 genomic window:
- the radC gene encoding RadC family protein, producing the protein MNYSLRIADLPPTERPRERLLQMGAKHLSAAELIAILLGTGQGAGKLSAVGLGQYILQQLGEDQREPLEVLREITPQELMQISGVGPAKATTISAAVELGKRAFQIRPNDRTVIDSPEAAVAALSQDLMWQSAERFAVLLLDVKNQLLGLKVITIGTATETIAHPRDIFREVIRHGATRAIIAHNHPTGNVEPSKEDINLTEQILQGGQMLNLPIVDHLILGNGKYQSLRKITKIWEEFPQGD; encoded by the coding sequence CCGAAAGACCCCGTGAACGACTATTACAAATGGGGGCAAAGCATCTTAGTGCAGCCGAACTTATTGCCATTTTACTCGGAACAGGACAAGGTGCTGGTAAACTTTCTGCTGTGGGGTTAGGTCAATATATTTTACAACAATTAGGGGAAGATCAACGAGAACCCTTAGAAGTTTTAAGAGAAATTACTCCCCAAGAATTAATGCAAATTTCGGGAGTGGGGCCAGCAAAAGCAACCACGATTTCCGCTGCAGTAGAATTAGGAAAACGTGCCTTTCAAATCCGCCCTAATGATAGAACCGTTATTGATAGCCCTGAAGCTGCTGTTGCTGCCTTAAGTCAAGATTTAATGTGGCAAAGTGCCGAACGGTTTGCAGTTTTATTATTAGATGTCAAAAATCAATTATTAGGCTTAAAAGTCATTACCATAGGCACAGCAACTGAAACCATTGCCCATCCCCGAGACATTTTTCGGGAGGTCATTCGCCACGGGGCGACTCGCGCCATTATTGCCCATAATCATCCCACTGGCAATGTCGAGCCAAGTAAAGAAGATATTAACTTAACTGAACAAATATTACAAGGTGGGCAAATGTTGAATTTACCGATTGTTGATCATTTAATTTTAGGGAATGGCAAATACCAAAGTTTAAGAAAAATTACTAAAATTTGGGAGGAGTTTCCTCAAGGAGATTAA
- a CDS encoding TMEM14 family protein, which translates to MNVANIAVIVYGVLAIVGGVMGYKSAGSKVSLISGSISGVILLLAGIASLLEQDWGLILGSIVSAVLIIVFLSRLWKTRKFMPAGLMIIAGAVVLVLTVPAVI; encoded by the coding sequence ATGAATGTGGCAAACATTGCTGTAATTGTCTATGGTGTCCTTGCAATTGTTGGCGGTGTGATGGGTTATAAAAGCGCAGGGAGTAAAGTTTCTTTAATTTCTGGTAGTATTAGTGGCGTTATTCTGTTACTAGCAGGAATTGCCAGTTTACTAGAACAAGATTGGGGATTAATCCTTGGTAGTATTGTTAGTGCTGTTCTAATTATCGTCTTTCTCTCTCGCCTCTGGAAAACCCGAAAATTTATGCCTGCAGGGTTAATGATTATTGCAGGAGCAGTGGTTTTAGTGCTAACTGTGCCAGCAGTTATTTAG
- a CDS encoding biliverdin-producing heme oxygenase, with product MSVELATMLKEGTKKSHTMAENVGFVKCFLKGVVEKNSYRNLVANLYFVYSAMEEEMAKHTNHPIVSKIYFPELNRKESLEEDLQYYFGNNWQETVTPSPAGEKYIQRIREVSEQSPELLVAHSYTRYLGDLSGGQILKGIAQRAMNLEDGEGTSFYEFDAISDEKAFKDKYRTALNNLPIEQETADRIVDEANDAFGLNMKLFKELEGNLIKGIGVMLFNSLTRRNRSGKNKTNEGFATAESTN from the coding sequence ATGAGCGTAGAATTAGCCACAATGTTAAAAGAGGGGACAAAGAAGTCCCACACAATGGCAGAAAATGTTGGGTTTGTCAAGTGTTTCTTGAAAGGAGTAGTCGAAAAGAACTCCTATCGCAACTTAGTTGCCAATCTCTACTTTGTCTATTCGGCAATGGAAGAGGAAATGGCAAAACACACCAACCATCCCATTGTTTCTAAAATTTACTTCCCTGAATTAAACCGTAAAGAAAGCCTAGAGGAAGATTTACAATACTACTTTGGCAACAACTGGCAAGAAACCGTTACCCCTTCTCCCGCTGGAGAAAAATATATTCAGCGCATTCGGGAAGTGTCTGAACAATCCCCAGAATTATTAGTAGCGCATTCTTATACCCGTTATTTAGGGGACTTGTCTGGGGGACAAATTCTTAAAGGAATTGCCCAGCGAGCCATGAATTTAGAAGACGGTGAAGGAACTTCCTTCTATGAGTTTGATGCGATTTCTGATGAGAAAGCATTTAAGGATAAATATCGGACAGCCTTAAATAATTTACCCATTGAACAAGAAACCGCAGATCGCATTGTGGATGAAGCCAATGATGCTTTTGGCTTAAATATGAAGCTGTTTAAGGAACTAGAAGGGAACTTAATCAAAGGTATTGGGGTTATGCTATTTAATAGCCTCACTCGTCGCAATCGTTCCGGTAAAAACAAAACTAATGA